In Populus nigra chromosome 1, ddPopNigr1.1, whole genome shotgun sequence, one genomic interval encodes:
- the LOC133692891 gene encoding annexin D8-like encodes MATVVAPKEFSPVEDAETIKKACLGLGTDEKAIISVLGNRNSFQRKLIRLAYEEIYHEDLIHQLKSEISGDFERAMSHWTLEPADRDAVLANAALQKSKPDYRVIVEIACVGSPEDLLAVKRAYRFRYRHSLEEDVALHTKGDIRKVLVALVSAYRYDGHEVDEDLAISEAGLLHDDVYGKAFNHDELVRVLTTRSKAQLNATFNRYQDIHGKSITKGLLGDPIDEYLGALRTAVRCIRDPRKYFVKVLRRAVHIEDTDEDALSRVIVTRAEKDLKEIKELYLKRNNVSLDQAVAADTHGEYKEFLLTLLGNEKN; translated from the exons ATGGCCACAGTTGTTGCTCCCAAAGAATTTTCTCCCGTTGAAGATGCAGAAACAATCAAGAAGGCTTGTCTAG GATTGGGAACGGATGAGAAAGCCATAATATCAGTGCTGGGGAATCGGAATTCGTTTCAAAGGAAACTTATCAGGCTAGCTTATGAAGAGATATACCATGAGGATCTAATTCATCAACTTAAATCTGAGATTTCCGGAGACTTTGAG AGAGCAATGAGCCACTGGACCTTGGAGCCAGCTGACAGAGATGCTGTCCTTGCCAACGCGGCCTTGCAGAAATCAAAACCTGATTACAGAGTAATTGTTGAAATTGCATGTGTCGGATCACCGGAAGATCTCTTGGCGGTGAAGCGTGCCTACCGGTTTCGTTACAGGCATTCTCTCGAAGAAGATGTGGCCCTTCACACCAAGGGTGACATTCGAAAA GTCTTGGTTGCTCTCGTAAGCGCCTATAGATATGATGGCCATGAAGTTGACGAAGATTTGGCGATTTCAGAAGCTGGTCTTCTCCATGATGATGTATATGGAAAGGCTTTTAACCACGATGAATTGGTTAGGGTATTGACTACAAGGAGCAAGGCACAGCTCAATGCAACTTTCAATCGTTACCAAGACATCCATGGAAAATCCATTACCAAG GGGCTGCTGGGAGACCCCATTGATGAATATCTAGGTGCCTTGCGAACTGCAGTCCGGTGCATTCGAGATCCAAGAAAGTACTTTGTTAAG GTCTTGCGAAGGGCCGTCCATATAGAGGACACCGATGAAGATGCTCTTAGTCGTGTGATCGTCACGCGTGCAGAGAAAGATTTGAAGGAGATCAAGGAGCTCTACCTGAAGAGAAACAACGTCTCTCTCGATCAAGCAGTAGCAGCAGACACGCATGGAGAATACAAGGAATTCCTTCTGACCTTATTAGGGAATGAGAAGAATTGA
- the LOC133690203 gene encoding F-box protein SKIP23-like encodes MDSTSPPQWSSLPSDLLFNIASILGTRIDLLSLRAVCNSWRSSLPLPPKTPLVKLPFPIDPNNPNLNPNRHGHFALSESFSYSLEPINRDPKRTWLIKIQESESGNVIVKDPLARHPLAGLDRLPKVLNLLDYRVKEISKGYYVEFVEQGKAPYPSIFVNEMKSCISIKQVAVSTSFDKIGDDAFVVMVIYNGGKLALWRMGDDKWSSVNNILEGYVYDSVAYSNGKFFAIDVNGLTISIDPAKASFEIMEVAPAKPRSGFGHGDKFKYLVKWFSDLFLIEKYHEDLFYWSESDDEDDYHIKFKIYKMNEEVCDWVEMDGLKDAVLFLGDGCSFFVWAKDFAWWKGNCICFLNYLFMGSGSDGPGPRAGIFDFEDGISRKLSKFSSCSKLFWPPPSWLKHYP; translated from the coding sequence ATGGATTCAACCTCACCACCCCAATGGTCATCTCTTCCAAGTGATCTTTTGTTCAATATCGCCAGCATCCTCGGCACTCGCATTGATTTGCTTAGTCTCCGTGCTGTTTGCAACTCATGGCGttcctctcttcctctccctccCAAAACTCCTCTCGTCAAACTTCCTTTTCCCATTGACCCCAATAACCCTAACCTCAATCCTAACCGCCATGGCCACTTTGCACTTAGTGAGTCCTTCAGTTACTCTCTCGAACCCATCAACAGAGACCCAAAAAGGACTTGGCTTATCAAAATTCAAGAGTCAGAATCTGGGAATGTTATTGTCAAAGACCCACTTGCTCGACACCCACTTGCTGGCTTAGATCGTTTGCCTAAAGTTTTGAACTTATTGGATTACAGAGTTAAGGAGATAAGCAAAGGGTATTATGTTGAGTTTGTTGAGCAAGGTAAAGCCCCTTATCCTTCTATCTTTGTTAATGAAATGAAGTCGTGTATTTCTATCAAGCAAGTTGCTGTTTCTACGAGTTTTGACAAAATTGGTGATGATGCTTTTGTTGTTATGGTGATATATAATGGTGGAAAGCTGGCTTTGTGGAGAATGGGAGACGATAAATGGAGTAGTGTGAATAATATTCTAGAAGGATATGTATATGATAGTGTTGCTTACAGTAATGGGAAGTTTTTTGCTATTGATGTCAATGGATTAACAATTAGTATTGATCCAGCGAAAGCTTCGTTTGAGATCATGGAAGTTGCTCCAGCAAAACCACGGTCTGGGTTTGGACACGGTGATAAGTTTAAGTACCTGGTTAAGTGGTTTtcggatttgtttttaattgagaaGTACCATGAAGATCTTTTTTATTGGTCGGAGTcggatgatgaagatgattatcatatcaaatttaaaatttacaagatGAATGAAGAGGTGTGTGATTGGGTTGAGATGGATGGATTGAAAGATGCTGTATTGTTTCTTGGTGATGGTTGTTCGTTCTTTGTTTGGGCTAAAGATTTTGCTTGGTGGAAAGggaattgtatttgttttcttaattactTGTTTATGGGATCTGGTAGTGACGGCCCAGGGCCCAGGGCTGGGATTTTTGATTTTGAGGATGGTATTTCTAGGAAGTTATCCAAGTTCTCAAGTTGTTCAAAGCTTTTTTGGCCACCACCATCTTGGCTCAAGCACTACCCCTGA
- the LOC133673394 gene encoding sm-like protein LSM5, with translation MANTNPSQLLPSELIDRCIGSKIWVIMKGDKELVGTLRGFDVYVNMVLEDVTEYEITAEGRRITKLDQILLNGNNIAILVPGGSPDPE, from the exons ATGGCCAACACCAATCCCTCGCAGCTCCTCCCGTCAG AGCTAATAGACAGGTGCATAGGGTCGAAAATATGGGTGATAATGAAAGGAGACAAGGAGCTTGTCGGTACTCTGAGGGGATTTGATGTCTATGTCAACATGGTCCTTGAAGACGTTACTGAATA TGAAATCACGGCTGAAGGGCGACGGATTACCAAGCTTGATCAGATATTGCTGAATGGAAATAACATTGCCATT CTGGTTCCTGGTGGTTCCCCTGATCCAGAATGA
- the LOC133673375 gene encoding PHD finger-like domain-containing protein 5A, with amino-acid sequence MAKHHPDLIMCRKQPGIAIGRLCEKDDGKCVICDSYVRPCTLVRICDECNYGSFQGRCVICGGVGISDAYYCKECTQLEKDRDGCPKIVNLGSAKTDLFYERKKYGFKKR; translated from the coding sequence ATGGCAAAGCATCATCCTGATTTGATTATGTGCAGGAAGCAACCTGGAATTGCCATTGGACGACTCTGTGAAAAGGATGATGGGAAATGTGTAATCTGCGACTCCTATGTGCGCCCCTGCACGCTTGTGCGAATCTGTGATGAGTGCAATTATGGATCCTTCCAAGGTCGATGTGTTATTTGTGGAGGAGTGGGAATCTCCGATGCTTACTATTGCAAAGAGTGCACCCAGTTGGAGAAAGATAGGGATGGATGTCCCAAGATCGTCAATTTAGGGAGTGCCAAGACGGATCTGTTCTATGAACGCAAGAAATATGGTTTTAAGAAAAGATGA
- the LOC133694638 gene encoding sm-like protein LSM8: MSIGTGLESLVDQTISIITNDGRNIVGVLKGFDQATNIILDESHERVYSTKEGVQQLVLGLYIIRGDNIGVVGELDEELDAHLDLSSLRAHPLKPVIH; this comes from the exons ATGTCTATTGGAACAGGACTCGAGTCTCTCGTAGATC AAACAATTTCAATTATCACAAATGATGGCCGGAATATAGTG GGAGTCTTAAAAGGCTTTGACCAGGCCACAAATATTATCCTTGATGAATCTCACGAGCGTGTTTACTCCACCAAG GAAGGTGTTCAACAACTAGTGTTGGGCTTGTACATAATAAGGGGTGACAACAT AGGCGTTGTTGGGGAACTTGATGAAGAGCTTGATGCGCACCTTGACTTGTCTAGTCTGAGAGCTCATCCACTCAAGCCTGTCATTCATTGA
- the LOC133687735 gene encoding protein PSY3-like, translating into MAFGVRLCLCLLLVFAVISSARNTISFSDNEMALAIKGRSLKITLNDYGDPIANRGHDPSQRNKNWGGSGGGRKG; encoded by the exons ATGGCATTTGGAGTTCGCTTGTGTTTGTGTCTCCTGCTTGTCTTTGCTGTAATATCTTCAGCTCGAAACACCATTTCATTCTCAG ATAACGAAATGGCCTTGGCTATAAAGGGGAGGTCCTTGAAGATTACACTGAACGATTACGGTGACCCAATAGCAAACCGTGGGCACGATCCTTCACAAAGAAACAAGAATTGGGGTGGCAGCGGCGGTGGCCGTAAAGGCTGA
- the LOC133673387 gene encoding PHD finger-like domain-containing protein 5A, whose translation MAKHHPDLIMCRKQPGIAIGRLCEKCDGKCVICDSYVRPCTLVRVCDECNYGSFQGRCVICGGVGISDAYYCKECTQQEKDRDGCPKIVNLGSAKTDLFYERKKYGFKKR comes from the coding sequence ATGGCCAAGCATCATCCTGATTTGATTATGTGCAGGAAGCAGCCAGGAATTGCTATTGGACGCCTTTGTGAGAAGTGTGATGGAAAATGTGTAATCTGCGACTCCTATGTGCGTCCTTGCACACTTGTGCGAGTTTGTGATGAGTGCAACTACGGATCCTTCCAAGGTCGATGTGTTATTTGCGGAGGAGTGGGAATCTCTGATGCCTACTACTGCAAAGAGTGCACTCAGCAGGAGAAGGATAGGGATGGGTGTCCAAAAATTGTTAATTTAGGGAGTGCCAAAACAGATCTGTTCTATGAACGTAAGAAATATGGTTTTAAGAAAAGATGA